The following proteins are encoded in a genomic region of Arachis ipaensis cultivar K30076 chromosome B02, Araip1.1, whole genome shotgun sequence:
- the LOC107625464 gene encoding uncharacterized protein LOC107625464 isoform X1: MEFSQEWRSFFPVGTPGGSTVAPLLLSEPTTTTLGPLKFNPNPNSLTPLFSSSSLFSSLLHLPPILSPSRFLSSHSLLPSTASSLSSFAQNDAASPSSYFLTNRLHLLAYPDRKTAVVFFPTGLNDDKIGFFMLSVTNSKLQVHLAGNDDVFRAELGSSSAHRILIISVNPVLEPPPYSGNDSSSPVIGYLLACTLYSVHWFIVKHSSTFNRPVVLHAGGKVFKSCSVVHACWSPHILEQSVVLLGSGQLFLFDLESYCHGSSTAFRGTRLKVSWNDSGYCSDSVWVSCEFSWHPRILVVARSDAVFLVDLRSKECNVSCLMKIDMLRMYAPSEKEQFLALAKAGPNHFFCAVASSSLLLLIDARKPMMPVLQWMHNIDDPCYITVLSLSTLRSHSREDTFKLASEYGYCIILGSFWNCEFSLFCYGPELPFQNGYLASKLSKINKAFCAWELPSEIDLSGCKCHCGDCLLTEELSKDALPEWIDWQLKKEIVLGFGILSNELAALLCEPDENGGFTLIRLLSSGKFELQRYHASRGPARNLDYCQKQELYLDKHLHPFSEEEYKFPKRFHYLKLAYLQAYVSDSLTKSLHRKLEKIHMQTQWKEFSATEVHEFLCEKLNAYGFGRLRSSAAIIAVFKDIKSPASVHEVALKRLWADLPMEILQLAFLNYSECPQLVNKHKIALDFLALPDLPQLPPFFLRKSSCHSNDDIVGPVRPFPFLLVLNEFYNGCSSLEDDEFSVEAELGLKYNEVMKVASDITVSTHGSMDLNDDAVSLSHDQEEAWDGSLKRKSFLSYRPIAFSCSAKDFVTGNSVYSDGIYDTFMFQVRKPGEQTKPHGGEVFDDQCPVELRLNASLEISEPQGLEACNLLKKHMSKWEQHFDLYKEFCINLDLK; the protein is encoded by the coding sequence ATGGAGTTCTCACAGGAATGGAGGTCCTTCTTCCCAGTCGGAACGCCTGGTGGCTCCACCGTGGCCCCTCTTCTCCTCTCtgaaccaaccaccaccactttagGCCCTCTCAAattcaaccctaaccctaactcCCTCACTcctctcttctcctcttcttctctcttctcctctctccttCACCTCCCTCCCATTCTCTCACCCTCCCGCTTTCTCTCTTCCCATTCCCTCCTCCCTTCAACCGCTTCTTCTCTCTCCTCCTTCGCCCAAAACGACGCCGCTTCCCCCTCCTCTTATTTCCTCACAAACCGCCTCCACCTCCTCGCTTATCCAGATCGCAAAACCGCCGTCGTTTTCTTCCCCACTGGCCTCAACGATGACAAAATCGGGTTTTTCATGCTCTCCGTCACAAACTCCAAGTTGCAAGTCCACCTTGCCGGAAACGATGACGTTTTCCGTGCCGAGTTGGGATCCTCCTCTGCTCACCGTATACTCATAATTTCGGTGAATCCTGTTCTTGAACCTCCTCCCTATTCGGGTAATGATTCTTCTTCTCCTGTTATTGGGTATTTGTTGGCTTGTACTCTTTATTCTGTGCATTGGTTCATTGTGAAGCATAGCTCTACTTTCAATAGGCCTGTTGTGTTACATGCCGGCGGTAAAGTTTTCAAGAGTTGTTCCGTTGTTCATGCTTGTTGGAGCCCTCATATATTGGAACAGAGTGTGGTGTTGTTAGGAAGTGGTCAATTGTTCTTGTTTGATTTGGAGTCTTATTGTCATGGTTCAAGTACTGCTTTCAGGGGGACTAGGTTGAAAGTTTCGTGGAATGATTCGGGTTATTGTAGTGATAGTGTGTGGGTGAGCTGTGAATTTAGCTGGCATCCTCGGATTTTGGTGGTTGCTCGTTCTGATGCCGTTTTCTTAGTTGACTTGAGATCCAAGGAATGTAATGTGAGTTGCCTAATGAAGATTGATATGTTGCGTATGTATGCTCCAAGCGAAAAAGAGCAGTTTCTTGCCTTGGCAAAGGCAGGCCCTAACCATTTCTTCTGCGCAGTGGCTTCTAGCAGTCTTTTACTTCTCATTGATGCGAGGAAGCCTATGATGCCGGTGTTACAATGGATGCATAATATTGATGATCCTTGCTACATAACTGTGCTAAGCTTGTCTACCTTGAGGTCCCACTCAAGGGAAGATACTTTCAAGTTGGCTTCCGAGTATGGATATTGCATTATACTGGGATCATTTTGGAATTGTGAGTTTAGTCTCTTCTGCTATGGACCTGAATTGCCATTCCAAAACGGATATCTTGCTTCGAAACTTTCAAAGATTAACAAAGCCTTCTGTGCTTGGGAGCTTCCGTCTGAGATCGATTTATCTGGCTGCAAGTGTCATTGTGGAGATTGTCTCTTAACGGAAGAGCTGTCAAAGGATGCTCTTCCTGAATGGATTGATTGGCAGCTGAAGAAAGAGATTGTCTTGGGTTTTGGAATTTTAAGCAATGAGCTGGCTGCCTTACTTTGTGAACCAGATGAAAATGGTGGATTTACACTGATAAGGCTATTGTCATCAGGAAAGTTTGAATTGCAAAGATATCATGCTTCTCGGGGTCCAGCTAGGAACTTAGATTACTGCCAGAAACAAGAATTATATTTGGACAAACACTTGCATCCCTTCAGCGAGGAGGAATACAAATTTCCAAAAAGATTTCATTACCTAAAATTGGCTTACCTTCAGGCATATGTAAGCGATAGTCTTACTAAATCACTACATAGGAAACTAGAAAAGATTCATATGCAAACTCAATGGAAGGAATTTTCTGCTACTGAAGTGCATGAGTTTTTATGCGAGAAATTAAATGCCTATGGGTTTGGTCGGTTAAGATCGTCTGCTGCAATTATTGCCGTCTTTAAAGATATAAAATCACCTGCAAGCGTTCATGAAGTTGCTTTGAAGAGACTTTGGGCTGACTTGCCTATGGAGATATTGCAATtggcatttttgaattattctgAATGTCCGCAACTTGTAAACAAGCATAAGATAGCGCTAGATTTTTTAGCTTTACCTGACCTTCCTCAGTTGCCTCCATTCTTCTTACGGAAATCTTCATGCCACAGCAACGATGACATTGTGGGTCCAGTTAGGCCATTTCCTTTTCTACTTGTGCTAAATGAATTTTACAATGGTTGCTCAAGTTTGGAAGATGATGAGTTTTCAGTAGAAGCGGAGCTTGGCCTCAAGTACAATGAAGTAATGAAGGTGGCAAGTGACATCACTGTTTCAACACATGGCTCTATGGACCTCAATGATGATGCAGTATCTCTTTCTCATGATCAAGAGGAAGCTTGGGATGGTTCCTTGAAACGAAAATCTTTTTTGTCATATCGGCCAATTGCATTCAGTTGCTCCGCTAAAGATTTTGTTACAGGGAACTCTGTTTATAGTGATGGAATTTATGATACATTTATGTTCCAAGTCCGGAAGCCCGGGGAGCAGACAAAACCTCATGGAGGCGAGGTATTTGATGATCAGTGCCCTGTTGAGTTGAGGCTTAATGCTTCATTGGAAATCTCGGAACCTCAAGGTTTAGAGGCATGTAATCTACTAAAGAAACATATGTCAAAATGGGAACAACATTTTGATTTGTATAAGGAGTTTTGTATTAATCTAGATTTGAAGTGA
- the LOC107627397 gene encoding uncharacterized protein LOC107627397 encodes MAYFSVVANQGNYRTAEHEFKLIFLNRTSVVPVADDAIPKTCFSFCPFDELLKMTDDYVYLVDVIRLLTSVGEEKEYVKDGKYVDEVHHFLGSGYMEQPVVVIQLAKVKFFRARCFVGQVCLQNVMHATRLFFNPDLAEVVDFKNRLLDSLVDIVSDFFIWIFPSSVMIISMVDQDINGTQPLFIANEGKGVSLEDDFMRLIRRYTIEELHDNNKVY; translated from the exons ATGGCATATTTTAGTGTTGTTGCAAATCAAGGCAATTATAGGACAGCAGAACATGAGTTTAAGTTGATTTTTCTTAACCGTACAAGCGTTGTTCCTGTCGCTGATGATGCTATCCCCAAGACATGTTTCAGTTTTTGTCCATTTGATGAGCTCTTGAAGATGACTGATGATTATGTTTACTTAGTTG ATGTGATTAGATTGTTAACTTCTGTTGGTGAAGAGAAAGAGTATGTGAAAGACGGCAAA TACGTGGATGAAGTGCATCATTTCTTAGGTTCTGGTTATATGGAGCAGCCAGTTGTTGTGATCCAACTTGCCAAAGTTAAATTCTTTAGAG CCAGGTGTTTTGTAGGACAAGTTTGTCTCCAAAATGTTATGCATGCTACTCGCCTGTTCTTTAATCCTGATTTGGCTGAAGTTGTTGATTTCAAAAACAGGTTATTAGATA GTTTAGTTGATATTGTTTCTGATTTTTTTATTTGGATCTTTCCCTCTTCTGTGATGATTATTAGTATGGTTGATCAAGATATCAATGGAACACAACCATTGTTTATTGCTAATGAGGGCAAGGGTGTTTCATTGGAAGATGATTTTATGCGGCTTATTAGGAGATACACTATTGAGGAACTCCATGATAACAATAAGGTTTATTAA
- the LOC107625464 gene encoding uncharacterized protein LOC107625464 isoform X2, with protein MEFSQEWRSFFPVGTPGGSTVAPLLLSEPTTTTLGPLKFNPNPNSLTPLFSSSSLFSSLLHLPPILSPSRFLSSHSLLPSTASSLSSFAQNDAASPSSYFLTNRLHLLAYPDRKTAVVFFPTGLNDDKIGFFMLSVTNSKLQVHLAGNDDVFRAELGSSSAHRILIISVNPVLEPPPYSVASSSLLLLIDARKPMMPVLQWMHNIDDPCYITVLSLSTLRSHSREDTFKLASEYGYCIILGSFWNCEFSLFCYGPELPFQNGYLASKLSKINKAFCAWELPSEIDLSGCKCHCGDCLLTEELSKDALPEWIDWQLKKEIVLGFGILSNELAALLCEPDENGGFTLIRLLSSGKFELQRYHASRGPARNLDYCQKQELYLDKHLHPFSEEEYKFPKRFHYLKLAYLQAYVSDSLTKSLHRKLEKIHMQTQWKEFSATEVHEFLCEKLNAYGFGRLRSSAAIIAVFKDIKSPASVHEVALKRLWADLPMEILQLAFLNYSECPQLVNKHKIALDFLALPDLPQLPPFFLRKSSCHSNDDIVGPVRPFPFLLVLNEFYNGCSSLEDDEFSVEAELGLKYNEVMKVASDITVSTHGSMDLNDDAVSLSHDQEEAWDGSLKRKSFLSYRPIAFSCSAKDFVTGNSVYSDGIYDTFMFQVRKPGEQTKPHGGEVFDDQCPVELRLNASLEISEPQGLEACNLLKKHMSKWEQHFDLYKEFCINLDLK; from the exons ATGGAGTTCTCACAGGAATGGAGGTCCTTCTTCCCAGTCGGAACGCCTGGTGGCTCCACCGTGGCCCCTCTTCTCCTCTCtgaaccaaccaccaccactttagGCCCTCTCAAattcaaccctaaccctaactcCCTCACTcctctcttctcctcttcttctctcttctcctctctccttCACCTCCCTCCCATTCTCTCACCCTCCCGCTTTCTCTCTTCCCATTCCCTCCTCCCTTCAACCGCTTCTTCTCTCTCCTCCTTCGCCCAAAACGACGCCGCTTCCCCCTCCTCTTATTTCCTCACAAACCGCCTCCACCTCCTCGCTTATCCAGATCGCAAAACCGCCGTCGTTTTCTTCCCCACTGGCCTCAACGATGACAAAATCGGGTTTTTCATGCTCTCCGTCACAAACTCCAAGTTGCAAGTCCACCTTGCCGGAAACGATGACGTTTTCCGTGCCGAGTTGGGATCCTCCTCTGCTCACCGTATACTCATAATTTCGGTGAATCCTGTTCTTGAACCTCCTCCCTATTCGG TGGCTTCTAGCAGTCTTTTACTTCTCATTGATGCGAGGAAGCCTATGATGCCGGTGTTACAATGGATGCATAATATTGATGATCCTTGCTACATAACTGTGCTAAGCTTGTCTACCTTGAGGTCCCACTCAAGGGAAGATACTTTCAAGTTGGCTTCCGAGTATGGATATTGCATTATACTGGGATCATTTTGGAATTGTGAGTTTAGTCTCTTCTGCTATGGACCTGAATTGCCATTCCAAAACGGATATCTTGCTTCGAAACTTTCAAAGATTAACAAAGCCTTCTGTGCTTGGGAGCTTCCGTCTGAGATCGATTTATCTGGCTGCAAGTGTCATTGTGGAGATTGTCTCTTAACGGAAGAGCTGTCAAAGGATGCTCTTCCTGAATGGATTGATTGGCAGCTGAAGAAAGAGATTGTCTTGGGTTTTGGAATTTTAAGCAATGAGCTGGCTGCCTTACTTTGTGAACCAGATGAAAATGGTGGATTTACACTGATAAGGCTATTGTCATCAGGAAAGTTTGAATTGCAAAGATATCATGCTTCTCGGGGTCCAGCTAGGAACTTAGATTACTGCCAGAAACAAGAATTATATTTGGACAAACACTTGCATCCCTTCAGCGAGGAGGAATACAAATTTCCAAAAAGATTTCATTACCTAAAATTGGCTTACCTTCAGGCATATGTAAGCGATAGTCTTACTAAATCACTACATAGGAAACTAGAAAAGATTCATATGCAAACTCAATGGAAGGAATTTTCTGCTACTGAAGTGCATGAGTTTTTATGCGAGAAATTAAATGCCTATGGGTTTGGTCGGTTAAGATCGTCTGCTGCAATTATTGCCGTCTTTAAAGATATAAAATCACCTGCAAGCGTTCATGAAGTTGCTTTGAAGAGACTTTGGGCTGACTTGCCTATGGAGATATTGCAATtggcatttttgaattattctgAATGTCCGCAACTTGTAAACAAGCATAAGATAGCGCTAGATTTTTTAGCTTTACCTGACCTTCCTCAGTTGCCTCCATTCTTCTTACGGAAATCTTCATGCCACAGCAACGATGACATTGTGGGTCCAGTTAGGCCATTTCCTTTTCTACTTGTGCTAAATGAATTTTACAATGGTTGCTCAAGTTTGGAAGATGATGAGTTTTCAGTAGAAGCGGAGCTTGGCCTCAAGTACAATGAAGTAATGAAGGTGGCAAGTGACATCACTGTTTCAACACATGGCTCTATGGACCTCAATGATGATGCAGTATCTCTTTCTCATGATCAAGAGGAAGCTTGGGATGGTTCCTTGAAACGAAAATCTTTTTTGTCATATCGGCCAATTGCATTCAGTTGCTCCGCTAAAGATTTTGTTACAGGGAACTCTGTTTATAGTGATGGAATTTATGATACATTTATGTTCCAAGTCCGGAAGCCCGGGGAGCAGACAAAACCTCATGGAGGCGAGGTATTTGATGATCAGTGCCCTGTTGAGTTGAGGCTTAATGCTTCATTGGAAATCTCGGAACCTCAAGGTTTAGAGGCATGTAATCTACTAAAGAAACATATGTCAAAATGGGAACAACATTTTGATTTGTATAAGGAGTTTTGTATTAATCTAGATTTGAAGTGA